CCGTCGCCGTCACTATCGGCGACCTCCCGATCGTTTCGCGACCGGTAGACGGTTCGGTCCCCGCGGTTGATCCGGGTGACCACGATGTATTCCTGACCGCATTCACGGCAGAAACTCACCGGCAACAGCAAGTGGTCAGGTTTACCTGGGACTTTCACCTGATAGGACGTCGAGATATGGCGTTGCCCTTCAGGTTCCAATGACACCAGGACGCCCTCACCTTTCGAGAGGAACTGGTGGAGCCGGAATCCGAACAGTGGTCGTTTTGTGGCTGGGTCGATCGCGTTCGAGCCGACCAGCAGCACGTTCCGGATTGCCGCGGAAGCGTCAGCCTCGCTCACCTGAACACGTTTCGCCAGTTCCCGGGCCACCTCCGAGACCCTTTGCGGCCGCTGGCGTACGAGTTGGCCTTCTTGAACCTTCAAGCCAAACGCGTCCTCAATCCAACCGGCGAAAGAGTGGTTCGCCAGGTGCTCGTACGACGATTCGGACAGGTTCACGTCCGTCAGCTCACCTGCGGCTGTTGCACGGGTGAGGGTTTCTCCGATGACGCGGTCTGGCGTCACCTCATCCCCGAATATCTGCGTGGCAACCTGGGCCACGGCCTCCTTCTGCTCGGCGATCGAATCGCCGGAGGCCATCGTCGCCGACGTACCGATGCACTGCAGATCGCCCGATCCGCATGCGTCGCGCACCCGGCGAACCAGCATGCCAACGTCAGCGCCCTGCCGGCCACGATAGGTATGCAACTCGTCAAGCACCAGGAATTTCAGTGTGTGCGCCGCACCGATCAACGCTTTGCGTTCGTTGGGACGAGTGAGCAGAAGTTCCAGCATCACGTAGTTGGTCAGCAGAATGTCCGGTGGGTTGGCGAGGGTCCTCTCACGGTCATCGTCGTCGTCCTGACCGGTATAGCGGGCGAAAGTGACGGGCTCATTGCCATCGCCAAAGCCATGCACCAGGAACTTGCGGAGCTCATCGCGTTGACTGTTGGCGAGGGCATTCATCGGATAGACGATGATGGCCTTGACACCCTTCGGTCGGTTGCTGCCGAGCCGAAGCACGTGATCCACGATCGGCACGATGTACGCCAGGGACTTTCCCGATCCCGTGCCGGTGGTCAAGACATAAGACTTGCCTGTGCGCGCGGTTTCAACGGCATCGCGCTGGTGCTTGTGCAAGGTGATCGGGCCCGAGCCCCGGTCCTCGACCGTCTGCTTCTCGCGGAAGATGTACGAGCATCCCTTGTCGAGAAGCCCCTCGGTGACCAGTTCGTCGATGGTGCCACCCGAGGCGAACATGGGGTTGAGCGAGACCCACGGCTCGGGCCATTGACGGCCGTCGGCGAGGCCCTGCTCGACGACTTCGCGAATCCGCTCGTCGCGGATGTCGACCCCGCCGGTCGTAAATGCGCGGTAGTCATCGATCAGCTTGCGATGAACCTCGAAGATATCCACTCTGTGCCCCCTCAAGGCAGCATCATTCCAAATCAGCGCGATCCCAGGGCACAGTCCGAGGAGCTAACTGATAGCCAGCCGATCAGAATACGACTTGCGGCAGACAACTGCCCCGCAAAATCGCGGGACTGCTTTCGGCCCTGGCTGCACTCCAGACGCATTCCGGCTACCGTGACGGCATGGTTGCGATCACCATTCGCGACGTACCGGACGAGGTGCGAGACACGCTTACCGCCCGCGCCGCGCGCAACGGCAGGTCGCTCCAGGAGTATCTGCTCGCAATGCTCATCGACGCAGCGACGAAACCAACCGTCGACGAGGTGCTTCAGCGAGCACGTGGACGAGTTGAAGCAACGGGCACCCGGCTGGACATCCCCAGCATCCTTACTACTAAGAATGCCGATGAGTGATGACTGCGGCGCCGATTACACCAGTCCGCTGACGTACTGGCCGTCGTGCACCGATCCCAACACGGTGCGCATCGCGTCCGCACTGAGCCGCCAGGAGAATTCGTCGCTGCGGGTCTGCGCCTTGCTTCCCAGCTGCACGCGCATCACCGGGTCGCTCAACAGCTGGCGGATGCCCGCGACCAGGGCTTCGCGATCCTCGACCAACAGCCCGGTGACCCCGTCGACGATCGAATCGGTCAACCCGCCGGATGCGCGGTAGCCGATGGTCGGCACGCCGTGCTGGGCTGCCTCGGTGACGGCGAGTCCCCAACCTTCTTTGCGGGACGGTAGGACATGCACCCAGCTCTGCTGCAGCACGCGATGTTTGGTCTCTTCATCGACGTGACCGTGGAACGTCACCGAATCGGTGATACCGAGCAGCTCGGCGTGCTCGATCAACCGCTGCTGCCACCAGCCACCGCCGAGGATGTCCAGGTGCAGCCCCGGCACCTCGGTGCGCAGTGCCGCGACGGCCTCCAGGGCGTCTTCGATCTGCTTGTGCGGCACCAGCCGCGACAGCACCACGAGGCGCGGGCTGGTCGACCGCGGCAGCTCGAGAGTGCGACCGGGAGCCTCGTCAAGCCCGTTGCGTACCACCGCAATCCGGCCGGAATCGACCCCGAGTTCATTGAGATCACGGGCCGAGGGCAAGGATACGGTGACGTACTGGTTGCGGCGGTGCAGCCGAGGGGAAAGCTTGGATTCGACGAACCAGCCGATGCGGCCCTTCATCGGTCCGGCCACCGGCCACAGTTCCCGGTGGCAGTGGTGGACGAGCACCGCGACCCGGCGGCCGAAGGCCAGCCGGGCCAGGAACGGCAGCCCGTTCTGGGTGTCGACAACCACGTCGGGCCGGACCTTGCGCAACGGCCCGAGGCCGACGCGGGAGGCCACCATGGCCAGGCCGGCCCAGATGTACACGCTGTAGGGCCCGCCGGCTCGGTTGATCCGCACGCCGTCGACCACTTCTCGCCGGGCCGCCCCGGGGTAGCGCGCGGTGCGCAGCGTGACGTCGACGCCGTCGTCGGCCAGACAGGCGCCGATGCGCTGTAGATAGGCCTCGCTACCGCCGCCCTGGGGATGCCCGGTGTCACGCCAGCACAGGAGCAGGACGCTCCGAAGGCGTGGGTCAGGACGGGCAGACATCGTGTTGAGGGTACCGGTCAGTAAGTTGGGCGGGTGCAGCCCAGCGACATCTCGGCGCGCTTCGCCCGCCGGGCGACCCTGCGCCGGTCGGTGCGCCTGTTGGCGCAGTTCCGGTTCGAGCAGACCGAACCGGCGCGTTTCTACGGGGCGCTGGCCGCCGACACCGTCGCCATGACCACCGATCTGTGGACAGCGGCCACCGGTGAATCCGCAGCTGGACGCACGGTGCTCGACGTGGGCGGCGGGCCGGGCTACTTCGCCTCGGCGTTCGACGCCGCAGGCCTGCGTTACATCGGAGTGGAGCCGGATCCTCGGGAAATGCACGCGGGCCCGGCGGCGGACGCGACCGAGGGCACTTTCGTCCGGGCCTCCGGAATGGCCCTGCCCTTCGCCGACGACAGTGTCGACATCTGCCTGTCGTCCAACGTCGCCGAGCATGTGCGGCATCCATGGCGGCTCGGCAACGAGATGTTGCGCGTGACGAAGCCCGGTGGGCTGGCGGTGCTGTCCTACACGGTGTGGCTCGGCCCGTTCGGCGGCCACGAGATGGGGCTGACGCACTATCTGGGCGGCGCCCGGGCCGCCGAACGCTACACCCGCAAACACGGCCATCGACCCAAGAACGACTACGGCTCGTCGTTGTTCGCCGTTTCAGCGACCGACGGTCTGCAGTGGGCGGCCGGCACCGGCGCGCTGATTGCCGCATTTCCCCGCTACCACCCACGATGGGCCTGGTGGATGACATCGGTGCCTGGGTTGCGGGAGTTCCTGGTGAGCAATCTGGTGCTAGTTCTCCGGCCGTCCTAACCCATTCACTGGAACAGGTTCTCGTTTTTCTAGGAAATCTAGGTAATGTGACGCTCATGACACAGAGCGCAACTGTCGCCAAGACCGAATACGACAAGCTGTTCATCGGTGGCCAGTGGGTCGAACCCTCGACCTCCGAGGTCATCGAGGTCTTCTCCCCCGCGACCGGCGAGAAGGTCGGCCAGGTTCCGTTGGCGGCCGAAGCCGATGTGAACGCCGCGTGCGCCGCCGCCCGTAAGGCATTCGACGAGGGTCCCTGGCCCCACATGTCGCCCGAGGAGCGCCAGGCCGTGCTGGCCAAGGCCGTCGAGCTGATCAACGCGCGGGCCGAGGAGTTCAAGCACCTGCTGAAGCTGGAGACCGGCCAGCCGCCGACCATCGTCGACATGATGCAGTTCGGCGCGGGTGTGTCCAGCCTGCAGTACTACGCCGGCGCTGCCGACAAGTACGACTGGAAAGACATCCGCGACGGCATCTACGGCCAGACCCTGGTCATCAAGGAGCCGATCGGCGTCGTGGGCGCCGTCATCGCCTGGAACGTGCCGTTCTTCCTGGCCTGCAACAAGCTGGGCCCGGCCCTGCTCGCCGGCTGCACCGTGGTGCTCAAGCCGGCCGGTGAGACCCCGCTGACCACCAACCTGTTCGCCGAGGTGCTCGCCGACGCCGGCCTGCCCGAAGGCGTGCTCTCGGTGGTGCCGGGTGGCCCCGAAACCGGTCGCGCCCTGACGGCCAACCCCGAGCTGGACAAGTTCACCTTCACCGGCTCCAGCGGCGTCGGCAAGGAGATCGGCAAGATCGCCGCCGAGAAGCTCAAGCCCTGCACGCTGGAGCTGGGCGGCAAGTCCGCGGCGATCATCCTCGAGGACGCCGACGTGGACTCCACGCTGCCGATGCTGGTGTTCTCCGGCCTGATGAACTGCGGCCAGGCCTGTGTGGGCCAGACCCGCATCCTGGCGCCGCGGTCGCGCTACGACGAGATCGTCGAGAAGCTCTCGGCAGCCGTCGCCGCCATGCAGGTCGGTCTGCCCGACGACCCGGCATCGATGATCGGCCCGCTGATCTCCGAGAAGCAGCGCGACCGTGTCGAGGGCTACATCAAGAAAGGCCTCGAGGAGGGCGCGCGCATCGTCACCGGCGGCGGCCGTCCCGAGGGCCTGGATTCGGGCTGGTTCGTGCAGCCGACCGTGTTCGCCGACGTCGACAACTCGATGACCATCGCCCAGGAGGAGATCTTCGGGCCGGTGCTCGTGGTGATCCCGTTCGACACCGAGGACGACGCGGTGCGCATCGCCAACGACTCGCCGTACGGCCTGGCCGGCAGCGTCTACACCACGGACTTCCCGAAGGCCGTCCAGATCGCGTCGAAGATCCGTACCGGCACCTACGCGGTGAACATGTACGCCTTCGATCCGGGCGCCCCGTTCGGCGGGTACAAGAACTCCGGCATCGGCCGCGAGAACGGTCCGGAGGGCATCGACGCCTACACCCAGGCCAAGAGCGTGCTGCTGCCGTTTGGCTACACGCCGGAGTAGAACTCACCAAGAGACGCGAATGTCCCGGAAGACCACGGTTTTCCGGGACATTCGCGTCTGTTCGCGCCGAAACTCAGCGGCCCTGGAAGCTCGCCGCACGCCGTTCGACGAAGGACTGAACGCCTTCGGCGGCATCGGCGGTGCCGAAGAGCTCGGCAACCACCGGACGGAGTCGCTCGATCGCCACCGCGTCCCCTTCGCGGTGTGCGGTGTGCGCCGAGGCCAGGGTGGCCCGAACCCCGAGCGGCGCGGCGCGATCGGCAATCGTGTGCGCGATCGTGCGAGCTCGGCCGAGGGCCGCACCGGCGTCTGACGCGACTTCCTGGATCAGCCCGATGCGGTACGCCTCGGTCGCGTCGAACTCGTCCCCGGTCAGCAGCCATCGCATCGCGTTGCCCCAGCCGGTCTGCCGTGGCAGCCGCAGGGTGGCGCCGCCGAACGGATAGATGCCGCGCAGCACCTCGATCTGGGCGAACCGGGTGTCCTGCGCTGCGATCCGAATGTCGGCGGCCAGGAGCAGTTCGATACCGAGGGTCAGGCACCGGCCCTGAGCGGCAGCGACGACCGGCTTGGTCCAGTCGCCGTCGAGTCGCCACGGATCACGTCCGCCGTCGGGTATGGGCAGGTCTCCCCTGGCCACATACGGTGCGACGTCGACGAGATCGAGGCCCGCGGTGAAATGGGCGCCATGGGCGAACAGCACGCCGACACGCAGGTCCTCGTCGGATTCGAGCAGCCCGTAGGCGAGCGAGAGGTCGGTGAGCATGGCGACGTTGAATGCGTTGCGTTTCGCCGGACGGTTCAGTCCGATCAGCAGGACGTGGCCGTCCCGCTGCAGCGTGAGGGTTTCCAGGGCCGGATCGGAGGTCATACGGGCAGTCAACGCCCGCTCGCCAAATTATGCAAGGCATCATAATTTTGCACCGCTGCACCACGGGACGGTGGACCTGTTCAGGAGCAGTTAACCTGCTAGTATTTTGCCCGCAGGCACGTTCGTTAGATACTCGACAACAACCGAGGATTCCATCGTTTCTATGGTGGAGGTCATAGAAGGGCGGTGCGCGATGTGGGTCGTTGAACTCAACCTCGCCGGTCACCGGTTCACCCGTCGGGTCCGCACCCCACACACCCCGGTGCGCACCATCACCCCCCGGATGCTTCTTCGCTGTTCCTCGCAGTTCCTTCATGACCGGGTCGCCTGACACCGTCACCAGGCCACGGAACAAGCGTGGCTCCACCCGCGCCCGCATGCTGCGCAGCGCGGTCGAGGTGCTCCGTGAACGCGGCGCCTCCGGCGTCACGATCGATGAGGTACTCGCCCGCAGCGGCGCGCCGCGCGGATCGGTGTATCACCACTTTCCCGGAGGGCGGCGCCAGATCCTGATCGATGCGCTCCAGTTCGCCGCGGACACGATCGGTGGCGTCATCGGCACCGAAACCTCGGACAGCGCATGGGATCTGGTGCACCGGTTCATCGAATTCTGGGACCGCGTGCTCACCGGTAGCGACTTCACCGCCGGCTGCCCGGTGGTTGCGGTGGCGATCGCCGCACCGGATGAGGAGCCCGACCTCGCCGAGGCCGCCGCCGCCATCTTCGATCGTTGGCGCACCTCCTTGACCGCGGCGTTCACCGCCGACGGCTTCGACGACTCGGACGCGTCCTCACTGGCGGTGATGTGTATCGCCGCCCTGGAGGGTGCCGTGGTGCTGTGCCGGTCGTCGAAGACGGCCGAACCGTTGCACGATGTCGCCCGTCAGCTCGAATTCCTAGTTAAATCAAGGGAATTCGTCCGCCGCAACGGCGTGCCGAGGCTCAGCCGGGCGTCTGCGCCCTGACCCAGCGGGCACAGAGGAAATCACCGTTGGGGGCCGATTCGGCGAGCGCCCATTCGGAACGAACCGGAAGGACCGGCGAACCCGCCCCCAACGTGCAGGGCGCATAGGAGACGATCATCTCGTCGATCAGCCCGGCCGCCACATACTGCGCGGCGACCTCTCCTCCACCGACCACCCAGACGTCCTTGCCCGACGCGGCCTCGACCGTCTTCGGATGCAGTTCGGCGACCTCGCCGGAGAACACCTGAACCGGATGCCCGTCGGCGATGATCTGCGGCCGGTGGGTCAGCACCCACGCCGGCTGGTCGTACATCCACTCGTCGGGTTGGTTCTTCACGATCCACTCGTAGGTCGCCGCGCCCATCACCAGTGCGCCAACGGATTCGATGAATTCGTCGTAGCCGAACGGGCCTTGCTGGTCGATGTTCCGCGTGATCAGCCAGTCGAGACTGTCGTCGGTATCCACAATGAAGCCGTCCAGGCTCGATGCGGTGTAGTACACGGTCTTCACCGGTCAGTCCTTCCTCATCCATTCCAATGGGTCACCCCGGTCGACTTCGGCACCATGACGGGCCAGCATGCTCCGCACCAGCGCACGCCGGTGCGCCGAGTAGGTCAGCACGTGCGCGATGATCCCGTACAGCTGAAAGGATTCCGGTGGGTCACACAGCGCGTCGATCACGGTGTCGCCCAGCCGACCCGCGGCCGAGTACTCCGATATCAGTGTGGTCCAGCGCTTCCCGATGACCCGGTGGTGCGCGGCGAGGTGCTCGGCCGCCGCCTGACTGGTGGTGGCCCGCGAGGGAAAATCCCGGCCCTCGATCGTGGCCAGCCAGACCTCTTTGGTCCACACGATCGCGCCGAGCACGGCCGCAACGCTGGCCTCCGGCCCATCCCAGTCCAACACCACCTGTCCTGGTGAGATCTCCTGGGTCCATTGCTGTTCGGACAACCTCGCGGCGGCACCGATCAGGTACTCGGTGTCGGCGACATCGTGCACGAGCATGAACTGGGCGATATCCGGACCGGCCGCCTCCCCCGGATCCGCATCGCACCACAGCGCCTGTGGCGGATGGAAGTGCACCCCGTTGGGAGCGCTCAAGCGGAACCCCACGTCGTCGGCACGCGACGGCGGAACACCGAACGCGCGGCGGAACGCCCGGGAGAACACCTCGGCCGAAGACCAGCCCTCGCTCTCGGCCACCTCGGCGACCCCGGCACCCTGCTGCAGCCGCCAGGCCGCGCGCTCCAGCATGACCCGTCGGCGCAGTGCCGCAGGCGGTTCGCCGGTGAGCCTGCGCACCTGGCGGGAGAAATGAAACTCCGACGCGTAACTGCTGCGGGCCATGTCGCCGACCCCCGCGTTCTCGTCGTCGACAACGGCGTCGAGCAATTCGCGCAGCCGGTCGCGCCCGTTCGGTTGTTCCTCCACGTTCACCGAGTATGGTCGGCCGCCGAGCGCAGGAACATGACTTTTCCTGCTGTGGTTGCCCGGCCGGCTCAGCTGTCGAGCACTTGCGCCACCCGCGCCTCGACGTCGACACCGTCGAGATCGGACAGGTTCACCCCGAACCGCTCGGTGAGCGCATCGAGCACCTGCGTGGCGGTGTCGAAGCGGATCTTCTCCGTCCCGTCGCGGTGGTGGACGGCCAGGTTCCGGCCGCGCAGGTTGATCCTGGCCTCGTCGGTGACCAGGGCCGCGGTCAGGCCCACGACGAAGATGCCGCCGGGATGCGTTGACACATACCAGCTTCCGACTTCCAGGTCGATGCGCGGTTGCGGCACCGCGGAGAAGTGGTACAGCGGCTGCCACTGCCCGCGGACCTGTGCGGCCAGTTCGTATTCCGGTGCGCCCTGAGTGGGCAGCTCAGTCAGCCGATAGGGCTCGTGGCGGGTCTGCTGCACCGCACCGGTCTGCAGCCGGATGGGCGACGACAACGTCTGTCCGCCGAAACCGACGTCGACCAGGAAACGGCCGGCCTCTCCGGGAACCGTCACGGCGAGCACGTTGTGGGTGAGCGCGGGCAACGGCGCGCCGGGTTGCTTCATCCAGACCACCCGCCCGGCCAGCCGCTCGACGCCATAGCCAAGCTCGTCCAGGACGTAACCGAGCAGGCCATTGTGCTCATAGCAGTAACCACCGCGGCGCCGGGTGATCAGCTTGTCCGCCAACGCCTCTGCACCCAGATCGGCGACCGGGATGCCCAGCAGTGGGTCGAGGTTCTCGAACGGGATCGAACGGCCGTGCGCGGCGACGACATTGTGCAGCGCGTCGACATCGGCTGCCACCGGACCCTGCAGGCCGATCCGGTCGAAGTACGCGGTGAGGTCTGGTCCCATGATCGCCAATGATGGTGCCTCAACGGTGGTTGAGGTCAAACTCGGAGGACACTGGCCCCATGGCTGCACATCTCACCGAGCGACTACGGGAAGACCTGCTGGCCCGCTGGTCCGAACCGCACCGCAAGCACCACAACGTCGCGCACCTGCGCGAAGTGCTCGACGCGATCGGCATCCTTGCCGAGGACGGTCTGCAGTTCGACCGGGAGGCCGTCGAACTCGCGGCGTGGTTCCACGACGCGATCTACGAGATCGGTCGTGACGACAACGAGGACCGCTCCGCCGCGTTGGCCCGCCAACTGCTGGCCGAATCCCCTGACCGCGACGAAGTCGCTCGACTGGTGCTGGCCACGAAGTCACACAAGGTCGACGCCGACGACGTCAACGCGGCGGTGCTCAGCGATGCCGACCTGTCGGTGCTCGGGGCGCCGGCGCTGCGCTACCGGCAGTACGTCGACGCTGTCCGCGAGGAGTACGCGTCGGTCCCCGACGACGTGTTCCGGCCGGCGCGGGCCGGGGTACTCGAGGCATTGCTCGACGGACCGATCTTCCACACCGAGGAGGGCCGGGAGCGGTGGGAAGAGCAGGCCCGGCGCAATGTCGGCGACGAGGTCAGGGAGCTGAACTCATAGCGACGCCACGCGACCTGTGGTTTTGAGAGGATTGACCGCAGCTACTCATCGGTAGGTAGGCGAACCTGTGAAGCGAATGGGTTTTTCTACCTCGACCTGGGTACACTAGCAAAACTAGAACACGTTCCAATCCACATAGGGGGACCCTGTGGCCGCGACCGACATCGACCCGTCCGAAATCACCAAATGGGATCCGGGCCTGACCGAGAAGGTCATGGGCTTACTGCGGCCGCTGATCAAGGGCTATCACCGCGCGGAGGTGCGCGGGCTGGACAGCTTCCCCAACGGCGGAGCCCTGGTGGTCTCGAACCATTCCGGCGGTCTGTTCGCGCTGGACGTGCCGGTGTTCGCGACGGGCTTCTACGAGAAGTTCGGTTTCGAGCGCCCGGTGTACACCCTCAGCCACGACATGCTGATGACCGGCCCGACCGCGGCCTTCTTCAAGAAGACCGGATTCATCCGGGCCAACCACGAGAACGCCGACGAGGCATTGCGCTCGGGCGGTGTGGTCGTGGTGTTCCCTGGCGGCGACTATGACGTGTACCGACCGACCTTGTCGGCGAACAAGATCGACTTCGCCGGGCGCACCGGTTACATCAAGGCCGCGATCAACGCCGGCGTGCCGATCGTGCCGATGGTCGGGATCGGCGGCCAGGAGACCCAGCTGTTCCTGTCCCGCGGCACCGAGATCGCCAAGGCCCTCGGCCCGATCGCCCGGATGGCCCGCACCAAGATCGTGCCGGTGTCGTTCGGCTTCCCATTCGGCCTGTCGGCGGTTCTGCCGCTCAATGTGCCGTTGCCGTCCAAGATCGTGATGACGACGCTGCCACCGATCGACATCGCCGCCGAATACGGCGAGAACCCCGATATCGACGAGGTCGACGCGCACGTCCGCCGGGTGATGCAGCGCGCGCTGGACGAGCTGGCCGACGAGCGCCGCTTCCCGGTGATCGGCTGAGCGCCGGTGAACCCGCTCGATCTGCTGACCGGACCGCTGGACCGAGTCACCGACACCGCCGGTCTGGTGGCCACCATGCGCCGCGCCGGAATCATCACGGTGATGCGCCCGGACAAGTACCTGCGCATCGCCGCGGCCATGGCCCGCGAGAACATGAGCGTCACTTCGGGTTTCGCGGCCGCGGCGCAGCGCTGCCCGAACCGGCCCGGCCTGGTCGATGAGCTCGGAACGCTGACCTGGCAGCAGGTCGACCAGCAAGCCGACGCCCTGGCGGCCGGCCTGCAGGCACTGCCCGGTGGTGAGCCGAAGGTGCTCGGCATCATGGCCCGCAATCACCGCGGCTTCGTGCTGTCCCTGATCGCGGCCAACCGCATCGGTGCCGACGTACTGCTGCTCAACACGTCGTTCGCCGCCCCGGCGCTGGCCGAGGTGGTCAACCGCGAAGCGGTCGACGCCGTCATCTACGACGAGGAATTCACCGGCACCGCCGCCTCGGCCCTCTCCGACCGGCCCAGCGCCGCGCGGATCGTGGCCTGGACCGACACCCACGCCCACGATCTCACCGTCGCGAAACTGGTCGAGCAGCATCGCGGTGCCCAGCCGCGCCGCGCATCCGAGAAGAGCAAGGTGATCTTGCTGACCTCGGGTACCACCGGTACTCCCAAGGGCGCCAAGCATTCCGGCGGCGGACCCGAGGTGCTCAAGGCGATCCTGGACCGCACCCCGTGGCACACCGAAGAACGGGTTGTGATCGTGGCGCCGATGTTCCACGCTTGGGGTTTCTCCCAGCTGGCCTTCGCGGCGTCGATGGCCTGCACCATCGTCACCCGGCGCAAGTTCGATCCCGAGGCCACGCTCGAGCTCGTCGACCGGCACCGAGCCAAGGGCCTGTGCGTGGTGCCGGTGATGTTCGACCGGATCATGGAACTGCCCGAGAACGTGCTGCGTCGCTATGACGGGCGCTCGCTGCGGTTCGCCGCGGCCTCCGGTTCGCGGATGCGTCCCGACGTCGTCATCGCGTTCATGGACCGCTTCGGCGACATCATCTACAACAACTACAACGCCACCGAGGCCGGCATGATCGCCACCGCGACACCGGCCGATCTGCGTGCCGCGCCCGACACCGCGGGTAAACCCGCCGAAGGCACCGAGATTCGCATTCTCGACAGCGACTTCCGCCAGGTCCCCACCGGCGAGGTGGGCACCATCTACGTGCGCAACTCGACCCAGTTCGACGGCTACACATCCGGCACGACAAAAGATTTCCACGAGGGGTTCATGTCCTCGGGCGATGTCGGCTACCTCGATGAGGCCGGCCGGTTGTTCGTGGTGGGCCGCGACGACGAGATGATCGTCTCCGGCGGCGAGAACGTCTACCCGATCGAGGTGGAGAAGGTCCTGGCCGGCCATCCCGAGGTCGGCGAGGCCGCGGTGATCGGCGTCGACGACGCGCAATACGGGCAGCGGCTCGTCGCATTCGTGGTGCCCTCCGGCTCCGATAGCCAGGCCACTCCCGACGATTTGAAAGCGTATGTTCGAGAGAACCTCGCCAATTACAAAGTGCCGCGGGAGATCACCGTGCTCGATGAGTTGCCCCGCAACAGCACCGGCAAGATCGACCGACGCCAGCTCCAGGAGAAGGTGAATGGCTGACCGCCATCTTGGACTAAGAAGGCGGCTGCTCCTTGCCGCTGTCGAGCTGCTCAACGCTGCCAACGCAGTGAAACCGATCGGACGCAGGGGCTACAGCACCGTGCTGGCCTTCGCTTTCGGCTGGCCGACCTCGGAGAACGCACCGCTGGTGATCAGCGGTTCGGCCCTCGATGCACTGCGCCGGGCCATCCGTGGTGACTATCGGTCGGCGAGCGGCCGAATCTCCTTGCTTCTCAAGGTGATTTCCTGGGCACTGCTGGTGCTGGTGCATCGTCGCAACGTGCAGTCGCGCTCGTACTTCGAGGATCCGGTACGCGAGGCGCTCGCCGACGAGTACCCGTCAGCCCTGCGCCCCCTGCGGCGCGGCGAGGTGTACTCCACCTCGATGAGCCGACGCCGCTACGTGCGCAAGACGGTGCATTACGGCCCGCATCGGGCCAACCTCGCCGACATCTGGATGCGCCCGGACCTGCCGCGGGACGGCAAGGCGCCGGTGCTGCTGCAGGTGCCGGGCGGGGCCTGGATGATCGGCATGCGCCGGCCGCAGTCCTATCCACTGATGAGCCACCTGGCCGAGCAAGGCTGGATCTGCGTGTCGATCGGCTACCGGATCAGCCCGCGCCACCCGTGGCCGAACCACATCATCGACGTGAAGCAGGCGCTGGCCTGGGTGAAGGCCAACATCGCGGAGTACGGCGGCGACCCTGACGCGGTGTGCATCACCGGCGGATCGGCCGGCGGACACCTGACCGCGCTGGCCGCGCTGACCCCGAACGACCCCAAGTGGCAGCCAGGCTTCGAGGACGCCGACACCTCGGTGGCC
This genomic window from Mycolicibacterium neworleansense contains:
- a CDS encoding helix-turn-helix transcriptional regulator; amino-acid sequence: MNVEEQPNGRDRLRELLDAVVDDENAGVGDMARSSYASEFHFSRQVRRLTGEPPAALRRRVMLERAAWRLQQGAGVAEVAESEGWSSAEVFSRAFRRAFGVPPSRADDVGFRLSAPNGVHFHPPQALWCDADPGEAAGPDIAQFMLVHDVADTEYLIGAAARLSEQQWTQEISPGQVVLDWDGPEASVAAVLGAIVWTKEVWLATIEGRDFPSRATTSQAAAEHLAAHHRVIGKRWTTLISEYSAAGRLGDTVIDALCDPPESFQLYGIIAHVLTYSAHRRALVRSMLARHGAEVDRGDPLEWMRKD
- a CDS encoding arylamine N-acetyltransferase family protein, whose translation is MGPDLTAYFDRIGLQGPVAADVDALHNVVAAHGRSIPFENLDPLLGIPVADLGAEALADKLITRRRGGYCYEHNGLLGYVLDELGYGVERLAGRVVWMKQPGAPLPALTHNVLAVTVPGEAGRFLVDVGFGGQTLSSPIRLQTGAVQQTRHEPYRLTELPTQGAPEYELAAQVRGQWQPLYHFSAVPQPRIDLEVGSWYVSTHPGGIFVVGLTAALVTDEARINLRGRNLAVHHRDGTEKIRFDTATQVLDALTERFGVNLSDLDGVDVEARVAQVLDS
- a CDS encoding HD domain-containing protein gives rise to the protein MAAHLTERLREDLLARWSEPHRKHHNVAHLREVLDAIGILAEDGLQFDREAVELAAWFHDAIYEIGRDDNEDRSAALARQLLAESPDRDEVARLVLATKSHKVDADDVNAAVLSDADLSVLGAPALRYRQYVDAVREEYASVPDDVFRPARAGVLEALLDGPIFHTEEGRERWEEQARRNVGDEVRELNS
- a CDS encoding 1-acyl-sn-glycerol-3-phosphate acyltransferase, with protein sequence MAATDIDPSEITKWDPGLTEKVMGLLRPLIKGYHRAEVRGLDSFPNGGALVVSNHSGGLFALDVPVFATGFYEKFGFERPVYTLSHDMLMTGPTAAFFKKTGFIRANHENADEALRSGGVVVVFPGGDYDVYRPTLSANKIDFAGRTGYIKAAINAGVPIVPMVGIGGQETQLFLSRGTEIAKALGPIARMARTKIVPVSFGFPFGLSAVLPLNVPLPSKIVMTTLPPIDIAAEYGENPDIDEVDAHVRRVMQRALDELADERRFPVIG
- the fadD12 gene encoding acyl-CoA ligase FadD12, whose protein sequence is MNPLDLLTGPLDRVTDTAGLVATMRRAGIITVMRPDKYLRIAAAMARENMSVTSGFAAAAQRCPNRPGLVDELGTLTWQQVDQQADALAAGLQALPGGEPKVLGIMARNHRGFVLSLIAANRIGADVLLLNTSFAAPALAEVVNREAVDAVIYDEEFTGTAASALSDRPSAARIVAWTDTHAHDLTVAKLVEQHRGAQPRRASEKSKVILLTSGTTGTPKGAKHSGGGPEVLKAILDRTPWHTEERVVIVAPMFHAWGFSQLAFAASMACTIVTRRKFDPEATLELVDRHRAKGLCVVPVMFDRIMELPENVLRRYDGRSLRFAAASGSRMRPDVVIAFMDRFGDIIYNNYNATEAGMIATATPADLRAAPDTAGKPAEGTEIRILDSDFRQVPTGEVGTIYVRNSTQFDGYTSGTTKDFHEGFMSSGDVGYLDEAGRLFVVGRDDEMIVSGGENVYPIEVEKVLAGHPEVGEAAVIGVDDAQYGQRLVAFVVPSGSDSQATPDDLKAYVRENLANYKVPREITVLDELPRNSTGKIDRRQLQEKVNG
- a CDS encoding alpha/beta hydrolase — encoded protein: MADRHLGLRRRLLLAAVELLNAANAVKPIGRRGYSTVLAFAFGWPTSENAPLVISGSALDALRRAIRGDYRSASGRISLLLKVISWALLVLVHRRNVQSRSYFEDPVREALADEYPSALRPLRRGEVYSTSMSRRRYVRKTVHYGPHRANLADIWMRPDLPRDGKAPVLLQVPGGAWMIGMRRPQSYPLMSHLAEQGWICVSIGYRISPRHPWPNHIIDVKQALAWVKANIAEYGGDPDAVCITGGSAGGHLTALAALTPNDPKWQPGFEDADTSVAAAVPVYGRYDWFSTTGAGRQEFVEILERLIVKLPLDGNDQVYKDASPITLVHPDAPPFFVLHGVNDSLIPVREGREFVKALREVSNSPVIYAEIPHAQHAFDVFGSPRGHYTADAVSEFLNWARVRAQSTTVLGEDELDDDVASAY